A genomic region of Chryseobacterium sp. KACC 21268 contains the following coding sequences:
- a CDS encoding ribonuclease H family protein yields the protein MKTKNKFYTVWIGRSPGIYSSWDECKLQISGFENAEYKSFSTYDAAVEAFNSDSKKYIGLKNYKVSFNDLEEDEKPIKDTICVDGSCSGKTGIMEYQGVSFPDLQKVFKAGPFTSGTNNIAEFLAIVHALTICKNNQVIKGIYSDSNTAIEWIKNKKAKTKIEVNEGNLQILQIISRAETWLLNNEVATPILKWETAIWGENPADFGRK from the coding sequence ATGAAAACCAAGAATAAATTTTATACTGTTTGGATTGGTAGAAGTCCCGGAATTTATTCTTCTTGGGATGAATGTAAGCTACAGATATCTGGATTTGAAAATGCGGAATATAAATCATTTTCCACATATGATGCAGCTGTAGAAGCCTTTAATTCAGATAGCAAAAAATATATTGGTCTAAAGAATTACAAAGTGTCTTTTAACGATTTGGAAGAGGATGAAAAACCAATAAAAGATACCATTTGTGTAGATGGTTCTTGTAGTGGTAAAACTGGTATAATGGAATATCAGGGTGTTTCTTTTCCTGATCTACAGAAAGTTTTTAAAGCGGGGCCATTCACAAGTGGAACCAATAATATTGCTGAATTTTTAGCGATAGTACATGCATTAACAATATGTAAAAATAACCAAGTGATAAAAGGCATATATTCAGATAGCAATACTGCAATTGAGTGGATCAAAAATAAAAAAGCAAAGACAAAGATTGAAGTTAACGAGGGTAATTTGCAAATACTACAAATTATTAGCCGAGCAGAAACTTGGTTATTAAATAATGAAGTCGCTACACCTATATTGAAATGGGAAACAGCTATTTGGGGTGAAAATCCCGCTGATTTTGGAAGGAAATGA
- a CDS encoding N-6 DNA methylase has product MSIGNVIRSIRNIMRKDEGLDGDAQRISQMVWMLFMKIFADKEEEWKISRKDYKSPIPEKLKWQKWAANEDGLTGEALIEFINSELFPILKEIHPTDTDQSVIIKSVFNDTYNYMKSGNLFRQVINEINKIDFSEKSKERHIFNEIYESILKELQSAGSSGEFYTPRAVTQFMVEMVDPKVGESILDPACGTGGFLTCSLDYLSLRNNFDRESLKIQESIRGVEKKPLPHLLCTTNLILHSIEKPAIIRGNLLSIPYNNWGPKNQVDIVLSNPPFGGQEEDGTEKNFPEDFRTKETADLFLALIIKILQKDGRAAVVLPDSSLSGEGVKKRIKEELLSQCNLHTIIRLPNGVFNPYTSIKTNLLFFQKGKTTKDIWYYEMQYPDGVKNFNKSRPISITDFDSIKIWWNKREENQFAWKITLAEIKENNFNLDIKRTSIADDKKSLSSSQIIEKIIYNLNHSNKLIKKIQKELL; this is encoded by the coding sequence ATGAGTATTGGTAATGTAATAAGATCCATTAGAAATATAATGCGAAAAGATGAAGGATTAGATGGTGATGCGCAACGTATTTCTCAAATGGTATGGATGCTTTTTATGAAAATTTTTGCGGATAAGGAAGAAGAATGGAAAATTTCAAGAAAGGATTATAAAAGTCCTATTCCGGAAAAACTTAAGTGGCAAAAATGGGCCGCAAATGAAGATGGTCTTACAGGTGAGGCATTGATAGAGTTTATAAATAGCGAACTATTCCCTATACTTAAAGAAATACATCCAACAGACACGGATCAATCTGTAATAATAAAATCAGTTTTTAATGATACATATAATTATATGAAAAGTGGAAATCTTTTCAGACAAGTTATAAATGAAATCAATAAAATTGACTTTTCAGAAAAAAGCAAAGAAAGACATATATTCAATGAAATATATGAATCCATCTTGAAGGAATTACAAAGTGCAGGATCATCAGGAGAGTTTTACACACCAAGAGCAGTGACTCAATTTATGGTAGAAATGGTAGATCCTAAAGTAGGAGAAAGTATTTTGGATCCTGCCTGCGGTACTGGAGGATTCTTAACTTGTAGCTTAGATTATCTGTCTTTAAGAAATAATTTTGATAGAGAATCATTAAAAATTCAAGAATCTATCCGGGGAGTTGAAAAAAAACCTTTGCCACATTTGCTTTGTACAACTAATTTAATCCTTCATAGTATTGAGAAGCCTGCAATTATAAGAGGTAATCTATTGTCGATTCCGTATAATAATTGGGGGCCTAAAAATCAAGTTGATATTGTTTTGTCTAATCCACCATTCGGTGGTCAGGAAGAGGATGGAACCGAAAAAAATTTCCCAGAAGATTTTCGAACCAAAGAGACTGCAGATTTATTCTTAGCATTAATTATAAAAATTTTGCAAAAAGATGGTAGGGCAGCCGTTGTTTTACCTGATAGTTCTTTATCTGGAGAAGGAGTAAAAAAACGTATAAAAGAAGAACTGCTGTCACAATGTAATCTACATACAATTATACGACTTCCTAATGGAGTGTTTAACCCCTATACATCCATAAAAACAAACTTATTATTTTTTCAAAAAGGTAAAACTACGAAGGATATATGGTACTATGAAATGCAATATCCCGACGGAGTTAAAAATTTTAATAAAAGTAGACCAATATCTATTACCGATTTCGATTCAATTAAAATATGGTGGAATAAACGTGAAGAGAATCAATTTGCATGGAAGATTACCCTTGCCGAAATAAAAGAAAATAATTTTAATCTGGACATTAAAAGAACGTCCATTGCAGATGATAAGAAATCTCTCTCTTCAAGTCAAATAATAGAAAAAATTATTTATAATCTTAATCATTCAAACAAGTTGATAAAAAAAATTCAGAAAGAACTTTTATGA
- a CDS encoding restriction endonuclease subunit S: protein MKKKRIKINSFLTERKDRFKPGEANSLGLRRVNKIDFFGKIHLTDHRHTRTNMILVKKGDLLMSGINAEKGSITVYELEEDAIATIHYSSYIYNKELINIEYLKWFLKSNIFKNILISQSGSGIKSELKANQFLNLEIDLPSMEDQLLIINQIFKTNQEIQKLNSLINENKNLLFKLQESILQESIRGKLTEDWRQQNLSSNSANQLLVDIQAEKKKLIEDGKIKKEKPLPLIKKEEITFDIPKSWVYTRLGEIINLKSGQDLKANQYSDFESSGIPYITGASNLEKEKLIINRWTNTPKSFAYQGDLLITCKGSGVGKMGWMNVEKAHIARQLMAIRGVICSQEFVKHILDANIYIIKHKANGVIPGIDRKTILEIIIGVPPIEEQKIIVKKVTKLNMLCLELENAIRECEIGSKHLLEVVLSELLEEETDYLKTEKAVTTNNLIRKIKYDSNTTLMELVDLLKKHGRLHAEDLWKMSKFPDDIDKFYAELKHQIENQKAIKESTEKGYLELQ from the coding sequence ATGAAAAAGAAGAGAATTAAAATAAATTCATTTCTTACTGAAAGAAAGGATCGTTTTAAACCTGGAGAAGCAAATAGCTTAGGATTAAGACGTGTAAACAAGATTGATTTCTTCGGGAAAATTCATTTAACTGATCATAGGCATACCCGAACAAACATGATTCTGGTTAAAAAAGGCGATTTACTAATGTCAGGGATTAATGCGGAGAAAGGATCTATTACCGTTTACGAACTTGAAGAAGATGCAATTGCGACCATACACTATTCTTCTTATATTTACAATAAAGAATTAATAAACATAGAATACCTTAAATGGTTTTTAAAAAGCAATATATTTAAGAATATTTTAATATCACAATCAGGGAGTGGTATAAAAAGTGAATTAAAGGCAAATCAATTTTTAAATTTAGAAATTGACTTACCATCTATGGAAGACCAATTGCTTATTATTAATCAGATATTTAAAACTAATCAAGAGATACAAAAATTAAATAGTTTAATTAATGAGAATAAAAATTTATTATTTAAGCTTCAAGAATCAATTCTTCAAGAATCAATTCGAGGTAAATTGACTGAAGACTGGCGTCAACAAAATCTCTCTTCCAATTCAGCAAATCAACTGCTAGTGGATATTCAAGCTGAGAAGAAAAAACTAATTGAGGATGGGAAAATTAAAAAAGAAAAACCGCTACCCTTAATAAAAAAAGAAGAAATAACTTTTGATATTCCAAAAAGCTGGGTATACACCAGATTAGGTGAAATTATAAATTTAAAGTCTGGGCAGGACTTGAAGGCCAACCAATACTCCGATTTTGAAAGTTCAGGGATACCTTATATCACAGGTGCAAGTAATTTAGAAAAGGAAAAGTTAATAATCAATAGATGGACTAATACTCCAAAATCTTTTGCTTATCAAGGTGACTTACTAATTACGTGTAAAGGTTCAGGAGTAGGTAAGATGGGATGGATGAACGTAGAAAAAGCTCATATTGCACGGCAATTAATGGCAATAAGAGGGGTGATTTGTTCTCAAGAATTTGTGAAACATATTCTTGATGCAAATATTTATATTATAAAGCATAAAGCAAATGGAGTAATTCCAGGTATTGATAGAAAGACTATTTTAGAAATTATTATTGGTGTTCCTCCAATAGAAGAGCAAAAAATTATAGTTAAGAAAGTTACTAAATTAAATATGCTCTGTTTAGAATTAGAAAATGCAATACGTGAATGTGAAATAGGTTCGAAACATTTATTAGAAGTAGTTTTATCAGAATTACTAGAAGAAGAAACTGATTATTTAAAAACAGAAAAGGCTGTTACTACAAATAATTTAATAAGAAAAATAAAATACGACAGCAATACAACACTTATGGAACTAGTAGATTTATTGAAGAAGCACGGAAGATTACACGCTGAAGATCTTTGGAAAATGTCAAAATTTCCAGATGACATCGATAAGTTCTATGCTGAACTTAAACATCAAATTGAAAACCAGAAAGCAATTAAGGAAAGTACTGAAAAAGGGTATTTGGAACTACAATGA
- a CDS encoding PIN domain-containing protein, giving the protein MEIQTRNIIIDTSYFVQNIFDFNKIELRKLRDLIDNGSAALFLTDITIAEVSKKIRELLPLAWKKLETGDGKYLKPIPVFKKILDKYNEEKVLEEVLSSFQNFLQSWNVQIISSREVNALHVYSMYAEVLPPFSDKKKKEFPDAFVLEAIRIWRDKTDKSAYLLSNDEDWKNYVEVHKKKLLGEFPTLFHLKELSPFIDSIIRKDEELKDQVKFADTVLDTNWLKIKERILTEFKNLGFDSDGTEDEEIINVYTLDCSLVESDILGTKDFVATYDLSLEIDVIVKYSIPDYSNAFYDKEDDRYYNLKYVSAYARQTLLEDCTIEFSYEDGLDSNFTISSLEFKDDNIRVPYDEDDFIDIEDWTKTLEVLVCGVQNGNFTDNGLGSMKFENIKRAKEVFPELDIYKQSEFFTAALGNKITESLRFETWKANEFYSS; this is encoded by the coding sequence ATGGAAATCCAAACAAGAAATATTATCATTGATACCTCGTACTTTGTACAGAATATATTTGATTTTAATAAAATTGAATTGAGGAAACTTCGTGATTTAATTGATAACGGTTCTGCAGCTCTATTTCTAACAGACATTACAATAGCTGAAGTGTCAAAAAAAATTAGAGAATTACTGCCTTTAGCTTGGAAAAAACTTGAAACGGGAGATGGAAAATATTTGAAGCCAATACCAGTTTTCAAAAAAATACTTGATAAGTATAACGAAGAGAAAGTATTAGAAGAAGTTTTATCGTCTTTTCAAAACTTTTTACAATCGTGGAATGTACAAATTATTAGCAGTCGTGAAGTAAATGCTTTACACGTTTATAGCATGTATGCAGAAGTTTTGCCTCCCTTTAGCGATAAAAAAAAGAAGGAATTTCCTGATGCATTTGTTCTCGAGGCAATCCGGATATGGCGAGATAAAACAGATAAGTCAGCATATTTGCTTTCCAACGATGAAGATTGGAAGAATTATGTCGAAGTGCATAAAAAGAAGTTATTAGGGGAGTTTCCAACTTTGTTCCATTTAAAAGAACTTAGTCCATTTATTGATAGTATAATAAGAAAAGATGAAGAACTTAAAGACCAGGTAAAATTTGCAGATACAGTTTTAGATACTAATTGGTTAAAAATTAAAGAACGGATCTTGACAGAATTCAAGAATTTGGGATTTGATTCTGATGGTACCGAAGATGAAGAAATCATAAATGTTTATACTTTAGATTGTAGTCTTGTTGAAAGTGATATTTTGGGCACGAAGGATTTTGTTGCCACATACGATTTATCGTTAGAAATTGATGTCATTGTTAAATATTCAATTCCAGATTACAGCAATGCTTTTTATGATAAGGAAGACGACAGATATTACAATTTAAAATACGTCAGTGCATATGCAAGACAAACCCTTTTAGAAGATTGCACGATAGAATTTTCATATGAAGATGGACTTGATAGCAATTTTACAATTTCTAGTTTAGAATTTAAAGATGATAATATTCGAGTCCCTTATGATGAAGATGATTTCATAGATATCGAAGATTGGACTAAAACATTAGAAGTCTTAGTTTGTGGAGTTCAAAATGGAAACTTTACTGATAATGGTTTAGGTTCTATGAAATTTGAAAATATAAAGCGAGCAAAAGAAGTATTTCCCGAACTGGATATTTATAAACAATCTGAATTTTTTACCGCAGCATTAGGAAATAAAATCACTGAATCTTTAAGGTTTGAAACTTGGAAAGCAAATGAATTTTATTCATCCTAA
- a CDS encoding DUF3800 domain-containing protein, with protein MKQVIAFADEFGNNSFKFSSESTHFIAAAIIVNIEDLDEFYSGVEKIRAKYFQTGEIKSSKIKDNHTRRKIILTEIVKLKFNIYSVVVDKTKLYGEGFKFKKSFYKYLNGILYKELYKSFPQLELKVDEHGGNEFMLEFKEYVKQNHIRTLFEGSDFFVSESKEELGVQVADLMAGTLGYIYDEHKKSSFSDSFMEIISDKIISINHFPKLYKTNEYTEFSTDEFYNQAISDLSLRSIFDYLDTTSSDTQLIQDSINFLKVLVRYHESNHYKNYTTAQEFIEHLNVNRESKLSKEQFVNMVGSLRDKGILIASSREGYKIPTSNQEIKKYVQHGNSIVIPLLRRINVCREAILLATNKSLDILDEPEFETLKDIITGLSK; from the coding sequence ATGAAACAAGTTATAGCATTTGCTGATGAATTTGGAAACAATTCATTCAAATTCTCATCGGAAAGTACACATTTTATTGCAGCAGCAATTATTGTAAATATTGAGGATTTAGATGAATTCTATAGTGGTGTTGAAAAAATAAGGGCAAAATATTTTCAAACAGGAGAAATAAAATCATCTAAGATTAAAGACAATCATACGAGAAGAAAAATTATACTCACTGAAATTGTTAAGCTAAAATTTAATATCTATTCCGTTGTAGTGGACAAAACCAAATTGTATGGTGAAGGTTTTAAATTTAAAAAATCATTTTACAAATATTTGAATGGCATTCTCTATAAAGAGCTTTACAAATCTTTCCCGCAACTTGAACTTAAAGTTGACGAACACGGTGGTAATGAATTTATGCTGGAATTTAAAGAATATGTAAAGCAAAATCACATTCGAACCCTATTCGAAGGATCTGACTTTTTTGTCAGTGAAAGTAAGGAAGAACTTGGTGTACAAGTGGCAGATTTGATGGCGGGAACTTTAGGATATATTTATGATGAACACAAAAAAAGTTCATTTTCTGATAGCTTCATGGAAATTATTTCTGATAAGATCATCAGCATCAACCATTTCCCCAAATTATATAAAACTAATGAATACACTGAGTTTTCTACCGATGAGTTCTATAATCAGGCTATTAGTGATCTTAGTTTAAGAAGTATTTTCGATTATCTTGATACAACGTCATCTGATACACAACTTATACAAGATTCCATCAATTTCTTAAAGGTTCTGGTAAGATATCATGAATCCAATCACTACAAAAACTACACTACCGCTCAAGAATTCATCGAACATCTAAATGTTAATAGAGAATCAAAGTTGAGCAAAGAACAGTTTGTAAATATGGTGGGTAGTTTAAGAGATAAGGGTATTCTGATTGCCAGCAGTCGTGAAGGATACAAAATACCAACCAGTAATCAGGAAATAAAAAAATATGTTCAACACGGGAACTCAATCGTTATACCTCTTTTAAGAAGAATTAATGTCTGCCGAGAGGCAATACTTCTTGCCACTAATAAGTCTCTAGATATCTTAGATGAGCCTGAGTTTGAAACCTTGAAAGATATTATCACAGGATTGTCAAAATAG